From the genome of Daphnia pulex isolate KAP4 chromosome 12, ASM2113471v1:
TATTTAACTTTTACTGCCTGTATTACGGAACAGGGCGGAATTCGCCGAGTTGCAATTCGCCGAGTTGCTAGAATTGTAATAATTATGATACGTATTGGTTGATTGGCCCAGTTTggttcgatttttatttctccgtATTAACTCAGCGAACTCAGCGttctaattcatttaaaacagGTATTTCAGTTTCCATTCAAAAtataggtaaaaaaaaaacctttcgcCAACTTTCCCCTAATGTCTGCCCTCCTTCGTTCgtgaacaaacaagaaatgtcTTTCTATACCTATTCAATGCCAAATACGGCGATCCTTTCGATATAGCACGCAACCTTCACTTTTCACGCCGATATACGAAAGCATTTGTCGCTAATTTCACTTCGTCCCTAAATCCATGCAAGTAAAAGTCTCAGACGACCCTGACAGGCGAAGCTTTTGGAACTATAACAAATTCCTAGAAGGCAGTTTTCTTCCGCTGCAACAATATAATGTGAGGAAACACTCCAGTGGGTTTGGCTGCCAATTTCTCCTTTCGCTCATCTTATTCATATGATATGACGCCTccagctgaagaagaagagaaggttTTGCCAAAAAAGGTCTTATATTTTATTCGTTAGCTGTGCTtgcaaaatataaaagatgGTCAGTGTCGGAATCATCTTCACACAATTCTCTCAACTGTCTTTAGAAGAGCAGCTCAGAACaacccaaaacaacaaaaatgaaattcgtaagttaatttacttatttaattttataaaattcaaataataatttaatgttATACTTATCAGATCGTCGCTTTCGCTTTCTTGGCCGTGGCCCTCGCCGCCCCTCAAGGGGATAAGAAGCCCATAGAAATTGTGTCATCCAACAGCGAAATGAACGCCGACGGCAGCTACTCATTCGAGTAAGTTAATCTTATTAAAATCCTAATGTCATttcctaattttaaaaaatgtgtcaaaatCAGTTTCGAGTCTGCCGATGGCACCAAAGTGTCTGAAAGTGGCAACCAGAAACAAGTTGGTCCCAAACCGGAGGATATCGGCACCGTGTCCAAGGGCTCCTACTCGTTCACGACTCCCGACGGCGTCGTCCTCACCGTCAATTGGGTGGCCGATGAAAACGGATTCCAGGCCACCGGCGACCACCTCCCCACTCCTCCACCCATGCCCGAGCACGTCGTCAAGATGCTCGCAGACCTCAAAGCAGCGGGAGTTCTGTAAATCATTCGACATTACTAACCGGATGTACATAACGAGCCAACCATATTTTCGTTTAATCTTCCGCAATCCATAATACgacgataaaataaaaaattgtttaccaAAATCGCGATTTATTGCGTTAGACTAAAGGTCGATTGACTGGCCGGAATATGCAACTACGGCCTTTACGACGCGACGGGTACTCGAATTAATAGCTGTCAAAAGTTTCTATGCAggaaaacacaaagaaaatttctagATCAAGTAGTTTTAGCAATTGCTCACGCTTGTCTCGACAATTGGTCCAAAAAGGTTGGATACACTGGTCCATCAAATATTGGCAGCGAAGAATGTCTGTTATCCCTGAGGGTAGTACTTGTACTACCAGAAGGCATTAAAGTAAATGCGGGTGTCTGGGTGTGTAGGAGGGGGAGGGATGTGGGGGGAGTGTACGCTGTTCTGGGCCAGGCTTCCAGAACCTTTAAttcagaatcagaataaatttatagaaatctaaactactgcatcgattttcttcaaactttttgtgtaaACTTACAGTAATTTATCTCAGCGGATAGGTaagtttcgattcatttggtaatactaaattttatttcattttatgcggatttagtcattagctttttgtgACTTAGGACAACCACAAAATCCATTAGGTTGTCTGTTGACAGTCTGTTGATGTCTtgttcagtaaaaataaatttcgtcaacagttttgttattgttacaggatattgtttctcttttagagAAGTTCAGTGGAACAAAGGTATTTTGGTGTGTGCTATTCCATTTAAGAAATGTTCGTAAATTCATCAATTATGCTAGGCAATATTTTGGGATGAACAACTCACTGGCCCCATTGGTTTGGTGGCAGAATACAGTTTTCTTAAGGAACTAGatgttgtaaaaatgtttcagtTAAAACCTGGGCGCTTGCCTTCCATATCTGTTAAAAATATACTGTTCATCACAAGACCTGAAGTTGAGCTGATGGATTGTATTGCCGATAACTTGCACAGGTATGAATAATCtacatattttaactttaaatagtCAACAGTAAGTTAATTTACATTTCAGCGAAGAAAGCCAAGGACATTCTGCTAGTAAGGAATATCAGTTAATTTTTGTCTCCCGACGAAGTGCAGTATGTGAACAGCGGCTCAAGGTTGGTTAAAGTTACTTAAAtcagcgaagaagaaattgttgacaaaatTATTACTTCATTTAGGACAAAGGAGTGTATGGAACTCTTACTTCTATTGATGAACTGcctgttgattttttcccaCTAGATAGTGATGTCATTTCAATGGAACTCGATAATGTTTTCaaggtatttatttatgaGCCAAACTTTGAAAGGGATTGCTtgtcatcaatttcttcaaatttattctcaGGATTTATATGTTGACAATGAAATCAGCTCCTTACACCAAATTGCTCATGGGTTAATGTCCCTCCAAAGTTTATAAGGCATTTTCCCCAACGTTGTGGGTAAGGGGCGCCATGCCCGTAACGTATTCGAATTGATGACTCGAATGCGACGTGATATTGGGGTAGACTGTGATCCCCCATGTCTCCGTTGTTCGACACTCTCATGATCATTGATAGGACTGTAGATTTGATAACTCCTGTTGTCACTCAGTTGACCTATGAGGGTCTTATCGACGAATTCTATGGAATAAAACATAGTAAGAAAGTATTGTTAGCTTCtgagtaaaacaattattttacttgcATTTTGTGGTTTCATTGTTATTTAGATACAGTCAAGCttccaggagaaaattttCTAGCCTCATCACATGCGGGCCAGTCACCTCGCTCTGATGGTAGCTCTGTTAAATCTGTTGTTCTAAACTCGGCCGAAGAGCTTTACGCTGATTTGaggtgaaattttgaatcagacaaATTTTGCTTCCGAcagttttaaagttatttattttcgcaGGGACAAGAACTATTCAGCCGTGGGTACTGCACTCAGTCGCAAAGCTAAAGCTATTTCAGCTCAGTAGCCTGGATAACGCCATTGTTGCATTTGGAGGTGTTAAGGTTTCTGCATTCGCACGTGATAGTGGAGAAATATTCCTAGACTCCTTCGATGATTCGGTAATCATGGTTAGTTTAAACTCAATAATATTTCTCCAGCAGTTTTTTTcatcgggatttttttttcttgtgtattcTCTTTAGATCAACCCGGATATACCTGATGAAAGGGAGCTGAGGGAGTGGCTTAAAGACAATCAGTaaacaaatccttttttacTGATTGTCTGAAGATCTTAATTACTTGACGTCCTTAAACATCAACTGCAGCTAATTgcctcatcttttttctcgaattgTTGCCTCCATCTGTTTCCCTGAATTGTTGCCTTGcctaaaacttttttcctaaaATATGGCTTCGATCTTGTAACCTGAACTGTTGCCTCGATGTTGTACCCTGAACTGTTGCCTTTTTACCTCAGCCCTTGTGATGGAGAAATTGGGCCACTGTCTGAGTTTAACTCAAGAATTtacattgtttattattttatttcgtaaatgatacagaaaaaaaatccaggaaattacaataaacaaaatcttacgaaattcctacattttaattgttttgaaaatataagCAAAAGCTTTTAACTGATATCTTGCCCGTTAATACCCGAGGGCGAACCTGGAAGGGTCTTGTGTCTCAAAGTAGGTAGAAGAGATGGGGGCTAGTTGTGTAGGGGGAAGACAAATCTATTAGTTTCCCTAGATGGAACCCTTTAggattagaaataaaaataataaaagcccttttcaaatgaatataCGGTTCCcaccaattttcaaaaagatacGACGCATCGAACAAAAGTTGCTGCAAAAATCGGTGTTAAACTTTTATCTGGCATCGCAGGACATTTTGCGTGATGACTAGTGTAGTAGTGTTTCAAAGTGTTCTACTGCTCTGTGAGTCTGTGCTGTtctagaaagaagaaaagctgtAGGTTTTAGTTTTCCTGAGATTGTAAACTAAAGAAATACTTCAGTCCTTattcaatcaaacaaatccTTTATGGCAGGTGTCTAATGAGTTATAAATTTTTGGAAATAGATGAGGAGGCTATAATGGTTTCCGTCAGTGGAAATGCCAGAGTCTGTACTGTTATCAAGAGTGGGGCTAAAATCTACTGAGATTGTTTACTGCAACTTTAAAATGGTATTagatgtaacattttttttattttatgtattAGTTATCTAGTGAacttaatttgaaatttgtttaaccAGAGTCCATTTCACACAAACGATTTCAGCCAAGTGTTCAGACTGACATCTTCAATTGCTGGTGCATGCAACACCCAAACTAATCAagtaaatgttttcaatattaaacaaaaactaaGATAAGAAAAATCGTGTATTGAGACCAAACTAAAAGCTAGGCAATCTAACCCTCCCCTGTAATTAATTTTCCTGATCGTGTCACCCTCAGATGCAGTCTTGTTAAGATTCAGTAACAAATCACAATCTTATTTACCCTACACATGTCCAGGAAACTTATTCCTTAGGTGGAGCAAGTTGGctgagattttattttgtacatttctgttatttttaagAAGCAGAATCTCAAATTCACGAAACATTGCGATCGCTGCGTAgattatcaataaaataatttgttagTTGTTATTTGGGCGACTCCAAAAGGGaaagaaccttttttttttttaattcctccAAAAATGACCGATAGCACCTCCTTAATAGGAAGGGGTATTTTGCAATCTCTAAGTGTGTGTATGGCAGGTTCAGATGATGGGCTTCAACtgaaaacaagtgaaaagaaatagatttcACCATTTTGTGGTGAACCACAAATTCATGTCAATTTCGAGTCTCTCTTTAATTTCGAAAGGCTCACTCCAAAAATAGATTTCGTGTATCGATAGGCTTACAATAGAATAAGATCTTCTgttgtatttatttacatAAACCATTCATCATCTCACAGACAAGAcattacaaataatttaagaattatttagcaaattgaattaattatttaatagaTTTTGTATCCCTTTCCGTTGAATGGAATGTGGACGGGAGCGATGGGGAGTTCGTATTCGTGGACGGGGGCGACGGGCAAGACGTACTCGTGAACGGGAGCCACCGGGAGCTCGTAGACGtggacgggagcgacgggcaagtgGTCACCCTTGGGCTGGAATCCGGCGTTATCGGCGGCCcaggtcaaagtgaatttctcgcCTTCAGGGGAGACCCAGTAGGAAGATCCTTTGTTGGTATTTCCGTAAACCTCCTCGGTGTATTCTTTGCCGTAATCGTCGACGGTGGTCACGACGAATTTCTTCTGTTCCTGGGTCTCGTCACGGGTCGTGTAGTCAGACTGGGCgtagctgtttttttttttttttttttcatttcatattttattagtcgtaaattaattaattaaaaagaaaaagaaaatggacgtACCTCCACTTGCTGCTGCCGTCCAAGTTGCGCTCGTCCGATTGGCTGGTGACGGTAATCTCGGGATATTTGTAGTCCTTCTCGTACGTCTTCTCGTACGTTGCGTAACTCGAaggagcggcggcggcgacggccAAGACAGCGGCGATGACGAACTGTCATTTTATAGAACAGgttgaataattaattgttattcaacattttccaatCTTACGGCAGTGAAATTATTGTTAGGCTTTTGAGGGAACTTACCAATTTCATGTTTGAACTGGATGATTGACTTCGAGTGTCTGATGTCTTTCCCGtcgattcgatttctttttatacgaATTGGAACGGTGCACGCACATTCTAATCTTGACCCACACCCCAGTATATCTCTCCACGAGAAAGTAAAATCAATTCTTTCTAGGGCGGTAGTAAGGATTTCCTTTTTAGTACTCGTATCTTGTGGAAAATTCGTGTACGGACTTGTCGATTTTTAAGTAACGGATACACACTTCATCGCCCAATAATGCTTCGTTCATTATCGCATAGCCAATGAATCTATCACATAAGTGGTAATAATTCatatgtttaatttaattgtttgcAATTAATGTTAATATTaagatatttatttaaaatatagtTATCCGAAATCTGTTACATTATTTCAGCTGTATACTTCACAGTTATTCGATTTAAATCTTCATCTAGACCAGACTATAGACTAGCCGGAGAAAtactaaaatttgaatttttgaaagtcAAAACATTTATGGCGGGCTTTCTAACCCTGCTCCTGTCAACTAGATCCGTGAtaagcatttttatttttttattttatttttacggtCAATCGACTCGACCCCACAGCAGCCGTGGAATCTGTGCTGTGACTTGTGGTGTAAATGTAAATCTCTTGTTCGCGTTGACCATAAATTCGATTTCTGACATTCTATTTCTCGGTCGCACATATCCCGTAGGAATTCGTAAtaccttgttttattttatgttacGACTTCTGGGAGACGTACTCGATACACTGCCAACTAGAGCAAACAAGTTAGCAGAAAAGAATCTATACAGCTCTGCTGTTCAATGCCAAGTGCGGTCCTTTCACTCGGTTCAACTCTCACGCATTCCTTTTATGTAACATTTGACTATTATTCGCACTCGTCGCTTTAAGTTTATCATTGATAATCAAAACTGGTTAGGATACCTTCGATATAATAGCCTTTACAGGCTTATAGTATTTGGCTATTTGCTAAGCAACTTGCGTCATATCATAAAAGGACCAGCGGCTGTCACGGCGGACGGCGGACATCCGGATGTATGGAGGACGGATGGATGAGATTTTTTGGCAGATGATTATAAGACGACAATGAATCATCTCGTAACGGCATATGCacattatgtaaaaaaaagaggagtgTGGTGGGTCGTATCGATCACTGAGCACACTTTCAAAGAATCACTGACAGCAAGGTTAAATCAGTAGAGTTAAGTAGGACATGGTAGACGTGCCGATGTGTGCAACCTATTCGATTTGTTGGGGGGAAATGCACAAGATGATTTTCTAGGAAAGTCTTAATCGACGATTACAGAGCCAAGTTGGTTTTCTGGCTAGTTGCCGAGCTGGGAGTGTTGCGACTGGAACGTTGGGTTGAACTTTCACAGTCGTTTTTCCCGTATATGGACTAAATGCAATATAAACAATTCCTTTCGCTTTATCTCCAAAGattaggaaaaataaatacagcaCAAATAATGAGTGAATTTACGttttgaatagaaaatttatttttgtcacgCGATAAGTTGTCAGCATCAAGCAATAAGaacaatcttttttcaaaagaattcgTCGATCAACAGATTTCAGCTTTCAAGCAGGCTAACACATTAAGGCTCTATGTACATTTCCAAGGTTTAAATTGGCTTTTGTCAATGATTTACAGAACTCCAGCGGCTTTGAGGTCTGCGAGCATCTTGACGACGTGCTCGGGCATGGGTGGAGGAGTGGGGAGGTGGTCGCCGGT
Proteins encoded in this window:
- the LOC124209140 gene encoding larval cuticle protein 65Ag1-like is translated as MKLFVIAAVLAVAAAAPSSYATYEKTYEKDYKYPEITVTSQSDERNLDGSSKWSYAQSDYTTRDETQEQKKFVVTTVDDYGKEYTEEVYGNTNKGSSYWVSPEGEKFTLTWAADNAGFQPKGDHLPVAPVHVYELPVAPVHEYVLPVAPVHEYELPIAPVHIPFNGKGYKIY
- the LOC124209137 gene encoding larval cuticle protein LCP-22-like, producing MKFIVAFAFLAVALAAPQGDKKPIEIVSSNSEMNADGSYSFDFESADGTKVSESGNQKQVGPKPEDIGTVSKGSYSFTTPDGVVLTVNWVADENGFQATGDHLPTPPPMPEHVVKMLADLKAAGVL